One genomic region from Leptospiraceae bacterium encodes:
- a CDS encoding ankyrin repeat domain-containing protein yields the protein MTYKAFLYLDLPFSFILDTFFLPVTIPWYYLNRDPNQYFFDAIEEGNFRLVKKSLEKGLSPEVRNEKNWPSLLLAAKHGNIPITNLLLQEGAAINTRSMFGETAIRIAVEYGKYEIIKFLIQHKANVNIQDNSYTSPLYRAVELQNEKIALFLLQNGANYKGRQGYHGSILMIASMNGLNTVIEHVLKQGEDINSRNIYKDTPLLLASIGNANMKTLELLLKKGALPDERGQYGGSALMTLSRRGLERQVKLLLAYKADPNIQDYQGNTALMQAAKNGHIEVTRILLQHKANVKLQNQDGKTAMDYATENQQLEIMNLLKEISFEI from the coding sequence ATGACTTATAAAGCTTTTCTATATCTGGATTTACCTTTTAGTTTTATACTGGATACTTTCTTCCTGCCTGTAACGATTCCCTGGTATTATCTAAATAGGGACCCTAATCAGTATTTCTTTGATGCAATTGAAGAGGGAAACTTTAGATTGGTAAAAAAAAGCCTGGAGAAAGGTCTCAGTCCGGAAGTTCGTAATGAAAAAAATTGGCCTTCCCTATTACTGGCTGCAAAACATGGTAATATTCCTATAACAAACTTGTTACTTCAAGAAGGAGCAGCAATAAATACCCGATCTATGTTTGGGGAAACTGCAATTCGCATTGCAGTAGAATACGGAAAGTATGAAATTATAAAATTTTTAATTCAACATAAAGCAAATGTAAATATTCAGGATAATTCTTATACATCTCCTTTGTATAGAGCGGTCGAACTTCAGAATGAAAAAATTGCACTTTTTCTTTTGCAAAATGGAGCAAATTATAAAGGAAGGCAGGGATATCATGGTTCTATTTTAATGATAGCTTCTATGAATGGGTTAAATACTGTAATTGAACATGTTTTGAAACAAGGAGAGGACATTAATTCAAGAAATATCTATAAAGATACTCCTCTATTACTTGCCAGTATCGGAAATGCTAACATGAAAACCCTGGAATTATTATTAAAGAAAGGTGCCCTTCCTGATGAGCGGGGACAATATGGTGGTTCTGCACTGATGACTCTTTCAAGGAGAGGTTTGGAAAGGCAGGTAAAGCTTCTTTTAGCTTATAAAGCAGATCCGAATATACAGGATTATCAGGGAAATACTGCATTAATGCAGGCTGCTAAAAACGGCCATATCGAGGTGACTCGTATCTTACTTCAGCATAAGGCAAATGTGAAATTGCAAAACCAGGACGGAAAGACTGCAATGGATTACGCCACCGAGAACCAGCAGTTGGAAATTATGAACCTTTTGAAAGAAATTTCATTTGAAATATAA
- a CDS encoding cation diffusion facilitator family transporter: MIQKEAQGNLDSSDDLYFLTLLPFYHLSSFMSVSGDSSKPIIVAIVANFVIAIAKTVGFFFSGSSALLSESIHSFADVMNQALLYIGIRRGGKEETSVFHYGYSQERFFWNLVSAMGIFVLGCGVTVYHGFHDLFSDRQYKEEGNVQLIIEIILFISLLVESYSFSVAIKEIKSQAVERKKKFFAYLKESLDPSVSAVFWEDMAAITGIFLALIGIIMTSLTGDKTFDAVASIIIGLLMGLIAFHLAVENKKFLIDKAIPEYEMEKIYNILKEEKLIKSLKDVKTLVFGPDRLKFSAHLELNMEELSNRVREKCKNEKPELYHSLIEANTTELNEYNQLFNRVIQEEYKRIEDRLRSGFPSLKHIELNR, from the coding sequence ATGATTCAGAAGGAAGCTCAGGGCAATTTAGACAGTTCCGATGATTTATATTTCTTGACTTTGCTTCCCTTTTATCATTTATCTTCTTTTATGTCAGTTTCCGGAGATTCAAGTAAACCCATTATTGTAGCTATTGTTGCTAATTTTGTTATTGCCATTGCCAAAACGGTAGGTTTTTTTTTCAGCGGCTCTTCTGCTCTTCTTTCTGAGTCCATTCACTCCTTTGCCGATGTTATGAACCAGGCTCTTCTGTATATCGGGATTCGCAGGGGAGGAAAAGAAGAAACATCCGTGTTTCATTATGGATACTCCCAGGAGCGTTTTTTTTGGAACCTCGTTTCAGCGATGGGAATTTTTGTTCTGGGTTGCGGAGTTACCGTTTACCATGGCTTTCACGATTTATTTAGTGATAGGCAATATAAAGAAGAAGGCAATGTTCAGCTTATTATTGAAATTATCCTCTTTATTTCTCTTTTAGTGGAATCCTATTCTTTTTCTGTCGCCATTAAGGAAATAAAGTCACAGGCTGTAGAGAGGAAAAAAAAGTTCTTTGCTTATCTTAAAGAATCTCTCGATCCTTCGGTAAGTGCTGTTTTTTGGGAAGATATGGCGGCTATTACCGGAATTTTCCTGGCTCTTATTGGGATTATTATGACTTCTCTTACAGGGGATAAAACCTTTGATGCTGTGGCCAGTATCATAATCGGCCTTTTAATGGGACTTATTGCTTTTCACCTTGCTGTAGAGAATAAGAAATTTCTTATTGATAAAGCCATTCCCGAATATGAAATGGAAAAAATTTATAATATTTTGAAAGAAGAAAAACTCATTAAAAGCCTGAAAGACGTCAAAACTTTAGTATTTGGGCCGGATCGTTTGAAGTTTTCGGCTCATTTAGAGCTGAATATGGAAGAACTTTCAAATAGGGTGAGAGAAAAGTGCAAGAATGAAAAACCTGAGCTTTACCATTCGCTTATCGAAGCAAATACAACAGAATTAAACGAGTATAATCAACTTTTTAACAGGGTCATACAGGAGGAATATAAACGGATAGAAGACAGGCTACGTTCAGGCTTTCCGAGTTTAAAACATATAGAGCTAAACAGGTAA
- a CDS encoding tetratricopeptide repeat protein has product MKSLLADLYFFLRQIPRILFILFISYFIHKYTIFDRLSIDVLLAIFIMVVYRIILKYTFLFQYTKGLQVSSEEQFMAAIEHFYKSYLFFRKYHFLDRFRAVFLLNVSSYSYAEMSLCNLGYCYAKLNQYQEADNHYKTCLEINPNNKLASTGLSLLHLEKKFKTKP; this is encoded by the coding sequence ATGAAATCTCTTTTAGCTGATCTGTATTTCTTTTTACGACAAATTCCCCGTATTCTTTTTATTTTATTTATTTCCTACTTCATACATAAATACACTATCTTTGACCGACTCAGTATAGATGTTCTTCTGGCGATTTTTATTATGGTAGTATATCGTATAATACTAAAATATACATTTTTATTTCAGTATACAAAAGGGCTTCAGGTATCCTCAGAGGAACAATTCATGGCTGCCATTGAACATTTTTACAAAAGCTACCTTTTTTTCCGCAAATATCACTTTCTGGATCGCTTTCGTGCCGTGTTCCTTTTAAATGTCAGTTCTTATAGCTATGCAGAGATGAGTCTTTGTAATCTCGGATATTGTTACGCAAAGTTAAATCAATATCAGGAGGCTGACAATCACTACAAGACCTGTCTTGAAATCAATCCTAATAATAAATTGGCTTCGACCGGTTTAAGCCTTTTGCACTTAGAAAAGAAATTTAAAACCAAACCTTGA
- a CDS encoding response regulator yields the protein MDARNYFLKKKNHRLKLTLVVILFWTVAVIFSALWNIFQTKRHIITLADTEAKANLQKDIAFRKWATEHGGVYVPVTEKVRPNPYLNHIPERDILTPSGKMLTLHNPATMIRELNRTQEELFGALSRITALQVLNPINMPDEWEKKALLIIQKNKEDYTEITEIEGKPYLRKMQPMIMEEGCLKCHAWTKIPVGGIRGGTDFSVALEPYFKIYHQSRLELFLSHLSIWILGIGIIYIFGKRQVVIETELLKTEEEVQKLLTAIEQSPTTIVITDTDGNIQYANPHFSLLTGYSAKEVKGLNPRILNSGFTPRSVYKDLWNSLSNGRTWSGEFINRKKNGEIFYEQAYIAPVRDFNGTIINYVAVKLDISERRNLELNLIQSREEAIHANQVKSNFLAMITHEIRTPIHAMMGFTDVLFANHPKPEQLIPLQNMRESGKHLLDIIDSILSIADLENQKLSLNESEFSISELLDELKSEYHSRIIAKGLEFKYSIQTNTGEWVVSDRVKIQKILKNLISNAIKFTESGKIILEVQSTELLENQANWTLSVIDSGKGIPQNHVDSIFDLFTQEDSSISRKYGGLGLGLVICKKYADLLGGDILVESKEKQGSKFSLNFSCKTFNKDLNSISTNPLAWEKIKTLIVEDDILNTLILENFLQEIGFERIDTAEDGAIGWEKIQTEDYDLVITDLHMPNLDGYQLAKKIFQRDSKCPKVIAASADAYEETRKKCFDMGMLAFIPKPFSLKQIKNVIEKVL from the coding sequence ATGGATGCTCGGAACTATTTTCTTAAAAAGAAAAATCACAGATTAAAATTAACCCTTGTTGTAATTTTATTCTGGACTGTTGCTGTAATTTTTTCTGCTTTATGGAATATATTTCAAACTAAAAGGCATATTATTACCTTAGCCGACACCGAAGCAAAAGCAAATTTACAGAAAGATATAGCTTTTCGGAAATGGGCAACCGAACACGGAGGGGTTTATGTGCCTGTCACCGAAAAAGTGAGACCCAATCCTTATCTAAACCATATCCCGGAAAGAGATATTCTCACCCCGAGTGGTAAAATGCTTACCCTGCATAATCCCGCCACCATGATTAGAGAATTGAATCGAACCCAGGAAGAACTTTTCGGAGCGCTTTCTCGAATCACGGCTTTGCAAGTTTTAAACCCAATCAACATGCCTGACGAATGGGAGAAAAAAGCACTACTCATCATTCAAAAAAATAAAGAAGATTATACTGAAATTACAGAGATAGAGGGAAAACCCTACCTTCGAAAGATGCAACCAATGATAATGGAAGAAGGGTGCTTAAAGTGTCATGCCTGGACAAAAATCCCTGTGGGGGGAATTCGAGGTGGAACCGATTTTTCAGTAGCTTTGGAACCTTATTTTAAGATTTATCATCAATCCAGACTGGAACTTTTCTTATCCCATCTTAGTATATGGATATTAGGAATAGGTATTATTTATATTTTTGGCAAACGTCAGGTAGTAATAGAAACCGAGCTTTTAAAAACGGAAGAAGAAGTTCAAAAACTTTTAACCGCAATAGAGCAAAGTCCAACGACTATAGTGATTACGGATACAGATGGAAACATACAATACGCAAATCCACACTTTTCTCTTTTAACCGGCTATTCTGCAAAAGAAGTCAAAGGCTTAAATCCACGAATCTTAAATTCCGGCTTCACTCCTCGTTCTGTTTATAAAGACTTATGGAACTCTTTAAGTAATGGTAGAACATGGTCGGGAGAATTTATCAATCGCAAAAAAAATGGAGAGATATTTTATGAACAAGCGTATATTGCTCCTGTACGAGATTTTAATGGAACAATTATTAACTATGTTGCAGTTAAATTAGATATTTCAGAAAGAAGAAATTTGGAATTAAACTTAATTCAATCCAGAGAAGAAGCCATTCATGCGAATCAGGTAAAATCGAACTTTTTAGCCATGATCACTCATGAAATTAGAACACCCATACATGCGATGATGGGGTTTACGGATGTGCTTTTCGCCAATCATCCAAAGCCTGAACAATTGATTCCATTACAAAATATGCGGGAGAGCGGGAAACATTTATTAGATATTATTGATAGTATTTTAAGCATAGCAGATTTAGAAAATCAGAAACTATCCCTGAATGAAAGCGAGTTTTCTATTTCTGAACTATTAGATGAGTTAAAATCAGAATATCATTCTCGAATTATAGCAAAAGGACTTGAGTTTAAATATTCTATTCAAACAAATACAGGAGAATGGGTTGTATCAGATAGAGTAAAAATTCAAAAAATATTAAAGAACTTGATAAGCAATGCAATCAAGTTTACTGAGAGCGGAAAAATAATTCTGGAAGTTCAATCCACAGAATTATTAGAGAATCAAGCAAATTGGACATTAAGTGTTATAGATTCAGGAAAAGGAATCCCACAGAATCATGTGGATTCTATCTTTGATTTGTTTACACAGGAAGACAGCTCCATCAGTCGTAAATATGGTGGACTCGGACTCGGTTTAGTTATTTGCAAAAAATATGCAGACTTATTAGGTGGGGACATTCTTGTTGAAAGTAAAGAGAAGCAGGGTTCTAAATTTAGTCTCAACTTTTCTTGTAAAACATTTAATAAAGATTTAAACTCAATATCTACAAATCCTTTAGCCTGGGAGAAAATTAAAACTTTAATTGTCGAAGACGATATTTTAAACACCTTGATTCTTGAAAATTTTCTTCAAGAAATCGGCTTTGAACGAATAGATACAGCTGAAGATGGAGCTATAGGCTGGGAAAAAATTCAAACTGAAGACTACGATTTAGTCATTACAGATTTACACATGCCAAATTTAGATGGCTATCAATTAGCTAAGAAGATTTTTCAGAGAGATTCAAAATGTCCCAAAGTAATTGCTGCCAGTGCAGATGCTTACGAAGAAACTCGAAAAAAATGTTTTGACATGGGTATGTTAGCTTTCATCCCCAAACCATTTTCCTTGAAGCAGATAAAAAATGTTATAGAGAAAGTTTTATAA
- a CDS encoding methyltransferase domain-containing protein, whose amino-acid sequence MNGLMIEEHWNKIFKNTIHEKLGWYEGDYTQTFQFLELTEPLKEKTVFIPGAGTTELADLLQGKVKKLILNDLSSEALLITKQRLRNTKSLIEYLQGDISGELLIEKQSIDVWIDRAVLHFLNAEDAIKGYFSNVVRNLKVNGYILLAEFSKDGAPKCAGLDLHRYSLEELQMRLGDNFKLIKQDNFTYINPSGGERPYIYALFQRIQ is encoded by the coding sequence ATAAATGGTTTGATGATAGAGGAACACTGGAACAAAATATTCAAAAACACAATTCATGAAAAACTCGGCTGGTACGAAGGCGATTATACACAAACCTTCCAATTTTTGGAATTAACAGAACCCTTAAAGGAAAAAACGGTTTTTATTCCGGGTGCTGGCACTACGGAGCTTGCCGATTTACTACAGGGAAAGGTCAAAAAGCTTATTCTCAATGACCTCAGTTCTGAAGCTCTATTGATAACAAAGCAACGTTTAAGAAATACGAAATCACTAATAGAATACCTTCAGGGGGATATTTCCGGGGAACTACTAATCGAAAAACAATCTATTGATGTATGGATAGACAGGGCTGTTCTTCATTTTTTAAATGCAGAAGATGCCATCAAAGGTTATTTTTCAAATGTAGTACGAAATTTAAAAGTTAATGGATACATTCTTCTGGCTGAGTTTTCTAAAGATGGTGCTCCGAAATGTGCCGGTCTGGATCTGCATCGATACTCATTAGAAGAACTACAAATGCGATTAGGTGATAATTTTAAATTAATCAAACAGGATAATTTTACCTATATAAATCCATCCGGAGGGGAACGTCCCTATATTTACGCTCTGTTTCAGCGAATACAATAA
- the amt gene encoding ammonium transporter yields MLKKIFIVALLFSVSGLAYAQDTTKTPTENKTEIVDTNGALKKLQEDVKSLESAKSLREETDWLWTCVAAFLVFFMQAGFSLVEAGFTREKNTVNILMKNLTDFTIGSIFFWLIGFSIMFGPQIIKGLGLGSFSIADSLINDASGKPLAGKYTFFIFQLVFAGTAATIVSGAVAERMKFPAYIVFSLIITALVYPVFGSFAWAGLFGLSKGFLENMGFIDFAGSTVVHSIGAWAGLAGAIVLGPRIGKYQPGGVVQPILGHNMTLATLGVFILWLGWFGFNPGSTTSVAGGSFAIVAVTTNAAAAAGLAGAMIVSWFMFKKPDISMSLNGALAGLVAITAGCYNVSITGALMIGFIAGMLVVFSVIFFDKLKIDDPVGAISVHGICGAWGTLAVGLFANKNFGGGPDGLFNGGGFKLLGTQLVGIIVAFGWSFLMSLVVFFILKKTMGLRVSEEEEIAGLDVLEHGNEAYPVSK; encoded by the coding sequence ATGTTGAAAAAGATATTCATAGTGGCACTACTGTTTAGTGTGTCTGGCCTTGCGTATGCCCAGGATACTACCAAAACTCCGACAGAAAACAAGACGGAGATTGTAGACACAAATGGGGCGCTTAAAAAGTTACAGGAAGATGTAAAGAGTCTCGAAAGTGCAAAAAGCCTGAGAGAAGAAACGGATTGGCTATGGACCTGTGTTGCAGCGTTTCTTGTGTTTTTCATGCAGGCCGGTTTTTCCCTTGTTGAAGCTGGATTCACGAGAGAGAAAAATACTGTGAATATCCTCATGAAAAACTTGACGGACTTTACCATAGGGTCGATATTTTTCTGGTTGATAGGATTTTCCATTATGTTCGGTCCTCAGATTATTAAAGGTCTCGGGCTGGGTAGTTTTTCTATAGCAGATAGTCTTATCAATGATGCTTCGGGGAAACCTCTTGCAGGAAAATATACCTTCTTCATCTTCCAGTTAGTATTCGCCGGAACCGCAGCAACTATTGTTTCCGGTGCGGTAGCGGAAAGGATGAAGTTCCCGGCTTATATAGTTTTCTCCCTGATTATTACTGCCCTTGTTTATCCTGTATTTGGAAGTTTTGCCTGGGCCGGTCTATTCGGTCTGAGTAAGGGTTTTCTGGAAAACATGGGTTTTATTGACTTTGCCGGTTCTACTGTCGTTCACTCTATAGGAGCCTGGGCGGGACTTGCCGGGGCAATCGTTCTCGGACCGAGGATTGGTAAATACCAACCGGGTGGAGTGGTTCAACCTATCCTGGGTCATAACATGACTCTTGCTACACTGGGTGTATTCATCCTCTGGCTGGGCTGGTTTGGTTTTAACCCCGGAAGTACAACTTCTGTGGCTGGAGGAAGTTTTGCCATCGTAGCTGTCACAACCAACGCAGCAGCCGCCGCCGGTCTTGCCGGAGCGATGATTGTATCCTGGTTTATGTTCAAAAAACCGGATATTAGTATGAGCTTAAACGGTGCTCTTGCCGGTCTCGTTGCGATTACTGCCGGTTGTTATAACGTAAGTATTACCGGAGCTTTAATGATAGGTTTTATTGCGGGTATGCTTGTAGTATTCAGTGTTATCTTCTTCGATAAACTGAAGATTGACGACCCGGTTGGTGCTATATCTGTTCACGGTATCTGTGGTGCCTGGGGAACCTTAGCAGTGGGCCTTTTTGCCAACAAAAACTTTGGTGGAGGACCGGATGGACTGTTTAATGGTGGAGGTTTTAAACTTCTTGGAACTCAGTTGGTAGGTATCATAGTAGCTTTTGGATGGTCTTTCCTTATGAGCCTTGTTGTCTTCTTTATCCTGAAAAAAACTATGGGTTTAAGAGTCAGCGAAGAAGAAGAAATTGCAGGTCTCGATGTTTTAGAACATGGAAACGAAGCCTACCCGGTGTCAAAATAA
- a CDS encoding SpoIIE family protein phosphatase, translated as MIEQKFGTRKVVNFRGAKKVIGGLSDRNKIDVLLEISKEFAQAGREEDLFSIVINICKDIFECDNTTLRIFDGELLVPVRFIKETIPPRRNLLPGDGYSGKTFTEGKAVLISDLRRFPEYLDDMESTMCVICVPIIHKEEKLGVISVESDTAFFYREDDLEILEALGSQLALALTGVRLIEGLMTARAREAAILSQLEWDLRMGRNVQSQIIQHEILPWNGIHFHTYYEPMVEVSGDYFAVVRKGNTLTAIMVDVSGHGIPAALVTMAIHYKFHRCVEQGLGLSEIMEEMGESLKPQLPESTYFTAFLLRIYSDYTFSYINGGHQPAVCIRKDNKHEFLDSKGMPLGILDAKRDDYEEKYGTLYPGDIILLFTDGFVEQKNSQKEEYGQDRFLQILSSAKKIAEENRDSINEFMIKSLLADWSDFKENAKKGDDLTILSLQASPRIEDAMPLIRMAKEAHRARNEADSYHLAVQAYKLDCSLKDNLLFLGKMCYNAGRFMESSKYIEEYIKTSGEDTALIHYLYGKTLFRSERISETKRALKKSLSCDPSFAKASLLLARCYLIENSIPKAIKTLQQGIKSSPGNDPLKTVLERLQVLKEKEAVLQS; from the coding sequence ATGATAGAGCAAAAGTTTGGTACAAGAAAAGTCGTTAATTTCCGCGGTGCAAAGAAAGTCATTGGTGGACTTAGTGACAGAAACAAGATCGATGTTCTCCTTGAAATCAGCAAAGAATTTGCTCAGGCAGGAAGGGAAGAAGATCTATTCTCTATAGTTATCAATATTTGCAAAGATATCTTTGAGTGTGATAATACAACTCTAAGAATATTTGATGGAGAATTACTTGTCCCGGTTCGATTTATTAAAGAAACCATACCACCGAGACGTAATCTTTTACCGGGTGATGGTTATTCCGGTAAAACATTTACCGAAGGAAAAGCTGTATTAATTTCCGATTTAAGAAGATTCCCTGAATACCTGGATGATATGGAATCTACTATGTGTGTAATTTGTGTCCCGATTATTCATAAAGAAGAAAAACTCGGTGTTATATCAGTTGAAAGTGATACTGCCTTTTTTTATAGAGAGGATGATCTGGAAATATTGGAAGCATTAGGTTCTCAATTAGCCCTGGCTTTAACAGGTGTCAGGCTAATTGAGGGCCTTATGACTGCAAGAGCCCGTGAAGCAGCCATCTTAAGTCAATTGGAATGGGATTTGCGTATGGGTCGTAATGTTCAAAGCCAAATTATTCAGCATGAAATTCTTCCCTGGAATGGAATCCACTTTCATACTTACTATGAGCCTATGGTAGAAGTAAGTGGAGACTACTTTGCTGTAGTGCGAAAGGGAAATACTTTAACAGCTATCATGGTAGACGTTTCCGGACATGGCATTCCGGCTGCCCTGGTAACAATGGCGATTCATTATAAATTTCATCGTTGCGTAGAACAGGGGCTGGGTTTGTCAGAAATTATGGAAGAGATGGGAGAATCTCTGAAACCCCAGTTACCGGAATCAACTTACTTTACTGCGTTTTTATTGAGAATTTATAGTGATTATACTTTTTCTTATATCAATGGTGGACACCAACCGGCTGTTTGCATTCGTAAAGATAATAAACATGAATTCCTCGATTCCAAAGGAATGCCTCTGGGTATTTTGGATGCAAAGAGAGATGATTATGAAGAAAAATATGGAACTCTCTATCCAGGTGATATCATTTTACTCTTTACCGATGGTTTCGTAGAGCAGAAAAACTCTCAAAAAGAAGAATATGGTCAGGATCGTTTTCTTCAGATTTTAAGTTCTGCAAAGAAAATCGCTGAAGAAAATCGTGATTCCATAAATGAATTTATGATAAAAAGCCTCTTAGCTGATTGGTCTGATTTTAAAGAAAATGCAAAAAAAGGAGACGATCTGACTATTCTTTCTTTGCAAGCCAGTCCGAGGATTGAAGATGCAATGCCTCTGATTCGCATGGCCAAAGAAGCACATCGTGCAAGAAATGAAGCAGATTCTTACCATCTTGCCGTTCAGGCCTATAAACTGGATTGTTCATTAAAAGACAATTTGCTTTTCTTAGGAAAAATGTGCTATAATGCCGGAAGATTCATGGAGAGCAGCAAATACATAGAAGAGTATATAAAAACCAGCGGAGAGGATACTGCCCTGATCCATTATCTGTACGGAAAAACTCTTTTTCGTTCGGAAAGAATCTCGGAAACTAAAAGAGCCTTGAAGAAATCTTTGTCCTGTGATCCTTCTTTCGCAAAGGCCAGTTTGCTTTTAGCCAGATGTTATTTGATAGAAAACTCAATTCCCAAGGCAATAAAAACTTTGCAACAGGGGATAAAAAGTAGTCCCGGTAATGATCCTTTAAAAACAGTTTTAGAGCGCTTACAGGTTTTAAAAGAAAAGGAAGCAGTGCTTCAGAGTTAA
- a CDS encoding DUF697 domain-containing protein encodes MENEETPIEEATEESKTDGQKPVDNIIVRHVLYAMTAGAIPVPFVDIAAVTAIQLDMIKQLSDAYGQEFDKDLGKSFASSLAGATLGRLGASAIKALPGVGTWIGITSQMAMAGASTYALGHIFNSHFANKGTIFNFDADSVKKKYEEYLEKSKGLIENLKNEYKKEDQLATIEKLHKLKESGAISEEEFEQAKKSILDKIKS; translated from the coding sequence ATGGAAAACGAAGAAACACCGATAGAAGAAGCAACCGAAGAATCCAAAACAGACGGGCAAAAACCCGTAGATAACATCATCGTACGACATGTTCTGTATGCTATGACAGCCGGAGCCATTCCCGTTCCATTTGTGGACATTGCAGCCGTAACAGCCATACAACTTGATATGATAAAACAACTCTCAGATGCCTACGGTCAGGAATTTGATAAAGACCTCGGGAAATCCTTTGCATCGTCCCTTGCAGGAGCCACTCTCGGCCGTTTAGGAGCCAGTGCGATTAAGGCTCTGCCCGGTGTAGGAACCTGGATCGGCATTACTTCCCAGATGGCTATGGCCGGTGCATCTACCTATGCACTCGGACATATTTTCAATTCGCATTTCGCAAATAAAGGAACAATCTTTAACTTTGATGCGGACAGTGTGAAAAAGAAATACGAAGAATATCTCGAAAAAAGTAAGGGCTTAATTGAGAATCTTAAAAATGAATATAAAAAAGAAGATCAACTGGCTACTATTGAGAAGCTCCATAAATTGAAAGAAAGCGGAGCTATCAGTGAAGAAGAATTCGAGCAGGCCAAGAAAAGTATCCTCGATAAAATCAAATCCTGA
- a CDS encoding mobilization protein, translating into MNIINFIGGEKGGVGKSVVSRLLAQYYIDNHISFIGYDTDRSHNTFLRFYENFASPTTVDKYESLDAIFENLDPDAENRIIVDLAAQTKLPLLKWMDESAVMEITEDMGISLKFWHVLDDSKDSTELLASLIDKFQDRLSYVIVKNYGRGSDFKIFESSNIIPKNLKADIIEIKSLHDTTMQKIDEQNMSFWAAINNKNNGLGVFEKQRIKTWVKHAFNEFASIGV; encoded by the coding sequence ATGAATATAATAAATTTTATTGGTGGCGAAAAGGGTGGGGTGGGTAAGTCGGTTGTTTCCAGGTTATTGGCTCAATATTATATTGATAACCATATCTCCTTTATTGGTTATGATACAGACAGGTCTCATAACACGTTTTTGCGATTTTATGAAAATTTTGCATCTCCCACAACGGTAGATAAATATGAGAGTCTTGATGCAATTTTCGAAAATCTGGATCCGGACGCGGAGAATCGTATCATTGTTGACCTGGCAGCACAGACAAAGCTTCCTCTTTTAAAATGGATGGACGAAAGTGCTGTGATGGAAATCACTGAAGACATGGGAATCTCTTTGAAATTCTGGCATGTTTTGGATGATAGTAAGGATTCTACTGAACTTTTAGCTTCGCTTATCGATAAATTTCAGGATAGATTATCCTATGTAATTGTTAAGAATTATGGAAGAGGCTCAGATTTTAAAATTTTCGAATCTTCAAATATTATTCCTAAAAATCTGAAAGCCGATATTATAGAAATCAAATCCTTGCACGATACCACGATGCAAAAAATTGATGAACAGAATATGAGTTTTTGGGCAGCTATCAATAATAAAAACAACGGTCTGGGTGTTTTTGAAAAACAAAGGATTAAAACATGGGTGAAGCATGCGTTTAATGAGTTTGCTTCTATAGGAGTTTAA